In Labeo rohita strain BAU-BD-2019 chromosome 16, IGBB_LRoh.1.0, whole genome shotgun sequence, one DNA window encodes the following:
- the ccdc12 gene encoding coiled-coil domain-containing protein 12: MEKPVGSLQEQALKRKERLKALRDRQLQGQASEDGEPERKRALEDSETEDRHRELKLRNYTPEDEELKERQVPKAKPASVEDKVKDQLEAANPEPVIEEVDLANLAPRKPDWDLKRDVAKKLEKLERRTQKAIAELIRERLKGSEEELAGAVGAVGMEEGDSD, translated from the exons ATGGAGAAACCTGTGGGATCTTTACAGGAGCAAGctttgaaaagaaaagaaaggttAAAAGCTCTACGAGACCGGCAACTTCAA GGACAGGCATCTGAGGATGGAGAGCCTGAGAGAAAAAGAGCTCTGGAGGACTCtgagactgaagacagacacag AGAGCTGAAACTGAGGAATTACACGCCGGAGGACGAGGAGCTGAAGGAGAGACAGGTGCCTAAAGCAAAACCTGCATCGG TGGAGGACAAGGTCAAGGACCAGCTGGAAGCTGCAAACCCAGAGCCTGTGATTGAGGAAGTG GATCTGGCCAATCTTGCCCCCAGGAAACCAGACTG GGATCTAAAGAGGGACGTTGCAAAGAAGCTTGAGAAACTAGAGAGGCGAACACAGAAAGCCATTGCTGAACTTATAC GTGAAAGGCTCAAGGGAAGTGAGGAAGAGCTGGCTGGAGCGGTCGGAGCAGTTGGCATGGAAGAGGGAGACTCGGATTGA